One window of Flavobacterium ammonificans genomic DNA carries:
- a CDS encoding GNAT family N-acetyltransferase, whose translation MLEFNFTPFPNLETHRLNLRRLTSTDVNEVLALRSNPEIMKFIPRPLITNQEEALEFIITMDTTIDSNTVINWAITTKENDKVIGMIGYYRMKPENYRAEVGYLLATEHHGKGIISEALQRVIQFGFEEMGLNSIEAVIDPENIASEKVLLKTNFEKEAYFKEYQFFEGKFFDSVFYSLLKKNFK comes from the coding sequence ATGTTGGAATTCAACTTTACACCATTTCCAAACCTCGAAACTCATCGTTTGAATTTAAGACGTCTTACTTCTACCGATGTTAATGAAGTACTTGCGTTGCGTTCGAATCCTGAAATTATGAAGTTCATTCCGAGACCTTTAATTACTAACCAAGAGGAAGCACTTGAATTCATTATAACAATGGATACAACTATTGATTCTAATACAGTAATCAATTGGGCAATTACAACCAAAGAAAACGATAAAGTAATTGGAATGATCGGTTATTACCGAATGAAACCAGAAAACTATAGAGCCGAAGTTGGTTATCTTTTAGCAACGGAGCATCATGGAAAAGGCATCATTTCAGAAGCTTTGCAACGAGTAATTCAATTTGGGTTTGAAGAAATGGGACTAAACTCAATCGAAGCGGTGATTGATCCCGAGAATATTGCTTCAGAAAAGGTATTATTAAAGACCAATTTTGAAAAAGAAGCCTATTTTAAAGAGTATCAATTTTTTGAAGGAAAATTTTTTGACAGCGTTTTTTACTCACTTCTTAAGAAAAATTTCAAGTAA
- a CDS encoding aldose 1-epimerase family protein produces MSVITLSNSQISVAIKTLGAELCSIKNKLNREFMWEGNPNFWGKHSPVLFPIVGTLKNNTFYHNDTKYTLTRHGFARDMEFELIEKTEDSATFSIQSNSATLPNYPFEFELQIQYTLINTTVEIDYKVVNKDNSEIPFSIGAHPAFALPSSFEDYNLDFEKVEPLEYTLLENDLVSQQTEKIHTDTNRVPLTYELFKRDALIFKKLQSNSLTIIEEEKPILKVHFQDFPSLGIWTKVGAPFICLEPWFGYSDTTESNGNLFEKEGVIVLEANAKFQAKFSIEIL; encoded by the coding sequence ATGTCCGTTATAACCTTATCAAACTCGCAAATAAGTGTCGCAATCAAAACCTTAGGAGCTGAATTATGTTCAATCAAGAATAAATTAAATAGAGAATTCATGTGGGAAGGAAATCCTAATTTTTGGGGTAAACACTCTCCTGTTTTATTTCCAATTGTTGGCACATTGAAAAACAATACGTTTTATCATAACGATACAAAATATACACTTACAAGACATGGATTTGCAAGAGATATGGAATTTGAATTAATCGAAAAAACAGAAGACAGTGCGACTTTTTCGATCCAATCCAATTCAGCAACCTTGCCAAATTATCCATTCGAGTTTGAATTACAAATTCAATATACGTTAATAAATACTACTGTAGAGATTGATTACAAAGTTGTTAATAAGGATAATTCTGAGATTCCATTTTCAATTGGGGCACATCCTGCATTTGCATTACCAAGCAGTTTTGAAGATTACAACCTTGATTTTGAAAAAGTAGAACCTTTAGAATATACTTTACTTGAAAATGATTTGGTTTCACAACAAACCGAAAAAATACATACAGACACTAATAGAGTTCCTCTAACGTATGAATTGTTTAAAAGAGATGCTTTAATTTTTAAAAAATTACAATCTAATTCACTCACTATTATTGAAGAGGAAAAACCTATTTTAAAAGTTCATTTTCAAGACTTCCCTAGCTTAGGTATTTGGACAAAAGTGGGCGCACCATTTATTTGCTTAGAACCTTGGTTTGGTTACTCTGATACCACCGAAAGCAATGGTAATCTTTTTGAAAAAGAAGGCGTTATTGTTTTAGAAGCAAACGCAAAATTTCAAGCAAAATTTAGTATAGAAATCCTTTAA